In Parasteatoda tepidariorum isolate YZ-2023 chromosome 2, CAS_Ptep_4.0, whole genome shotgun sequence, one DNA window encodes the following:
- the LOC107456060 gene encoding cuticle protein 10.9-like, giving the protein MISKCIFVLVASIISMTYAHGHFPVEEHHAPKPYKFGYSIKDKHGEQHREESGTGGHVTGSYGFTDARGVKRQVNYVADKAGFRAQVKTNEPGTANQNPAAILLVSDAPYTGGEGYLGAPAAAAGYGGLGYGGGYGGAYGGLGYGGAYGGLGYGGAYGDLGYGGAYGGLGLGILGGLGYARYGY; this is encoded by the coding sequence taTGCTCATGGTCATTTCCCAGTGGAAGAGCACCACGCTCCCAAGCCTTACAAATTTGGATACAGCATTAAAGACAAGCATGGTGAACAACACAGGGAAGAATCCGGAACAGGAGGGCACGTGACTGGTAGCTACGGATTCACCGACGCTCGAGGTGTTAAAAGACAAGTGAACTACGTTGCTGACAAAGCCGGATTCAGAGCCCAAGTCAAGACTAACGAACCCGGAACCGCAAACCAAAACCCAGCCGCAATACTCTTAGTCTCCGATGCTCCTTACACCGGTGGTGAGGGATACTTGGGTGCGCCTGCAGCAGCTGCTGGATATGGAGGTTTAGGATATGGTGGTGGATATGGAGGAGCTTATGGAGGCCTTGGTTATGGTGGAGCTTATGGAGGTCTTGGTTATGGTGGAGCTTATGGAGATCTTGGTTATGGTGGAGCTTATGGAGGACTCGGTTTAGGAATTTTAGGTGGTTTGGGATATGCTAGATATGGATATTAA